A window of Ranitomeya variabilis isolate aRanVar5 chromosome 2, aRanVar5.hap1, whole genome shotgun sequence contains these coding sequences:
- the LOC143807216 gene encoding uncharacterized protein LOC143807216 yields MLFNTSRGLVLLPKDKALALHLGVRTLLRKPPRSLRFAVSPRQDGGSNRSGPICPVSPQASPTSYPQVLGQEPFISRQGVPANIVNQEVPALVAQANLASKGEILSHRSMEGSDHRCEPDGLGCGAPTPQGNWSPMEATMPINILEIRAILLALRAFHHLLAASHIRIQSDNATAVAYMNHQGGTRSTQAMREVSHIVHWVVLSTVHIPGVDNWEADFLRRQGIDSGEWSLHPEIFRQICRHWGTSDVDLMASHFNAKVSNFMARTHDPRSLGADALVQDWTQFQLLYIFPPLPLISRVVRKIKQEGVPTILIAPD; encoded by the coding sequence atgctattcaacacctccaggggtctagtgctccttcccaaggacaaggcactggctctccacctaggagttcgcaccctcctccgcaaaccccctcgatctctccggtttgccgtgagtcctcggcaggatgggggcagcaatagaagcggtcccatttgcccagtttcacctcaggcctctccaactagctatcctcaagtcctgggacaagaaccctttatctctcgacagggagttccggctaacatcgtcaaccaggaggtccctgcacttgtggctcaagccaacctcgctagcaaaggggaaatcctttctcacaggtcaatggaaggttctgaccaccgatgcgagcctgacgggttggggtgcggtgcacctacaccacagggcaactgGTCCCcaatggaagcgaccatgcccatcaacatcctggaaattcgtgccatcctcctggcattgagggccttccatcacttactggcagcctctcacatcagaatacagtcggacaatgccacggctgtggcatatatgaatcaccaaggggggacccgcagtacccaggcgatgcgagaagtgtcacacatcgtccactgggtggTTCTCTcgacggtccacattccgggtgtggacaactgggaagcagacttcctcagacgacaaggaatagactcgggagagtggtctctccatcccgaaatttttcgccagatctgccgtCACTGGGGGAcctcggatgtggacctaatggcatcccatttcaatgccaaggtctccaacttcatggccagaacacacgatccgcggtcgctcggagctgatgctctggttcaggactggacccagttccagcttctgtatatttttccacctctccccctgatatccagagtggtgaggaagatcaagcaagagggagttccaaccatcctaatcgcaCCGGACTAG